A single window of Flavobacterium sp. 140616W15 DNA harbors:
- a CDS encoding protease complex subunit PrcB family protein yields MKKIIFVLFVAFGISSCSMNSDNDYQSCGDFSNVAFSGFPLECNYTIKDMPATPMAVAIKTQEKMDSFFTKNTNPCPTPINPNIDFTKNYLVGVFSGPKPTGGYEIKISSIVENSCEIIVQFYEKEPLNNDPVTTPATNPYDFVLIPKTDKPIYLNKVSENKNFVVLGSYSSQCNGADCQLFYNINNLNVVQYLNVVVGQYDFSKYNYRSLTKKGDYSDFLKLIPTEILNLDGGNKTYGNPDSDNQGGIYFELNQGNKVTKVLIDNNNTPDQSPEIITFKKAIKDKIAVLRN; encoded by the coding sequence ATGAAGAAAATTATTTTTGTCCTATTTGTTGCCTTTGGAATCAGTTCTTGCTCAATGAACTCAGACAATGATTATCAAAGCTGTGGTGATTTTAGTAATGTTGCTTTTTCTGGTTTTCCTTTAGAATGCAACTATACCATAAAAGACATGCCGGCTACTCCTATGGCTGTAGCAATAAAAACGCAAGAAAAAATGGATTCTTTTTTTACCAAAAACACGAATCCTTGTCCTACACCAATAAATCCTAATATAGATTTTACCAAAAATTACCTAGTTGGTGTTTTTTCTGGCCCAAAGCCAACTGGTGGTTATGAAATAAAAATTAGTTCTATTGTAGAGAACTCTTGTGAAATAATAGTACAATTCTATGAAAAAGAACCACTTAACAATGATCCAGTTACTACTCCTGCAACAAACCCTTACGATTTTGTTTTAATTCCAAAAACAGACAAACCTATTTACTTAAACAAAGTAAGTGAAAATAAAAACTTTGTAGTTTTAGGAAGTTACAGCAGTCAATGTAATGGAGCTGATTGCCAATTATTTTATAATATCAACAATTTAAATGTTGTTCAATATTTAAACGTAGTTGTTGGTCAATATGATTTTAGTAAATACAACTATCGATCATTAACAAAAAAAGGAGACTATTCTGACTTTTTAAAACTAATTCCTACAGAAATTTTGAACCTAGATGGTGGAAATAAGACCTATGGAAATCCAGATTCTGACAATCAAGGAGGAATCTATTTTGAATTAAACCAAGGAAACAAAGTAACTAAAGTACTCATAGACAACAACAACACACCGGATCAAAGCCCTGAAATAATTACATTCAAAAAAGCAATCAAAGATAAAATTGCAGTTCTAAGAAACTAA
- the rmuC gene encoding DNA recombination protein RmuC codes for MLNLFSLLLVFIIALIIGAFIGKLIFSARFQSEKVSLNEKLIALTNQFQQQREHFQSEKNNFEKLLQASNSDKEIIRTEKDSLAIQLSKKEVDFENLWERHKEQKNEVEQLQEKFTKEFENLANKILEEKSTKFTAQNNENMKNILLPLQDKILGFEKKVEDTHKESIDYHAALRQQIIGLSEMNAQMSKETLNLTKALKGDSKMQGNWGELVLERVLEKSGLEKGREYEVQQSFTNEAGLRVLPDVVIHLPDGKKMIVDSKVSLTAYEKWINEESDSLKAAYLKEHVNSIKRHVEQLGNKNYHDLYQIESPDFVLLFIPIEPAFAIALNEEATLYNRAFEKNIVIVTPTTLLATLRTIDSMWANQKQQENAFEIARQAGALYDKFEGFIADLIKIGNKINDSKTEYENAMSKLVEGRGNLITSVEKLKKMGAKAKKSLPENILTRANNSEN; via the coding sequence ATGTTGAATCTATTTTCTCTCCTATTAGTTTTTATTATTGCTTTAATTATTGGGGCTTTTATAGGTAAACTTATTTTTTCTGCACGATTTCAATCAGAGAAGGTAAGTTTAAACGAAAAATTAATTGCGCTAACGAATCAGTTTCAACAGCAAAGAGAACATTTTCAGTCAGAAAAAAACAATTTCGAGAAATTACTTCAAGCATCAAATTCTGATAAAGAAATTATTCGAACTGAAAAAGATAGTCTTGCAATTCAGTTATCAAAAAAAGAAGTTGATTTTGAAAATTTATGGGAACGCCATAAAGAACAAAAAAATGAAGTAGAACAACTTCAGGAAAAATTCACCAAAGAGTTTGAAAATCTTGCCAATAAAATACTCGAGGAAAAATCGACAAAATTCACTGCACAGAATAATGAAAATATGAAAAATATCTTGTTGCCTTTGCAAGATAAAATATTAGGATTTGAAAAGAAAGTAGAAGATACGCATAAAGAAAGTATTGATTATCATGCGGCTTTACGTCAGCAAATAATTGGATTAAGTGAGATGAATGCTCAAATGAGTAAAGAGACACTTAATTTGACCAAAGCCTTAAAAGGAGATAGTAAAATGCAAGGGAATTGGGGGGAATTAGTTTTGGAACGAGTTCTCGAAAAATCTGGTTTAGAGAAAGGAAGAGAGTACGAAGTACAACAAAGTTTTACTAATGAGGCTGGTCTTCGTGTTCTGCCAGATGTCGTAATTCATTTACCAGATGGTAAAAAAATGATTGTAGATTCTAAAGTTTCTTTGACAGCATATGAAAAATGGATTAACGAAGAGAGTGATAGTTTAAAAGCAGCTTATTTAAAGGAGCATGTAAATTCTATAAAACGTCATGTTGAGCAACTTGGAAATAAAAACTACCATGATTTGTATCAAATAGAAAGTCCCGATTTTGTATTACTTTTTATACCAATAGAACCCGCTTTTGCAATCGCATTAAATGAAGAAGCTACCTTATATAATAGAGCATTTGAAAAAAATATTGTAATTGTCACACCAACTACATTATTAGCGACTTTACGAACTATTGACAGTATGTGGGCAAATCAGAAACAACAAGAAAATGCTTTTGAGATAGCTAGACAAGCCGGAGCGTTATATGATAAATTTGAAGGGTTTATAGCCGATTTAATTAAAATTGGAAATAAAATAAATGATTCAAAAACCGAATATGAAAACGCGATGAGTAAACTAGTCGAAGGACGAGGAAATTTAATTACAAGCGTAGAAAAGTTAAAGAAAATGGGAGCAAAGGCGAAAAAATCCCTTCCTGAGAATATCTTAACAAGAGCAAATAACAGCGAAAACTAA
- a CDS encoding RNA polymerase sigma factor: MDNDRGGQLRIYQLFSPVLYGICLKYMKNEDDAKDVFQEAFIIVFQKIKQYKFEGSFEGWMKRIFINKLIETLKKRKRDYLFLDVFDSETEIIEEEELESIPITQEKLIEYIQDLPDQYRMVFNLFVFEKMKHKEIAEMLQITEGTSKSNLNRAKKILQTKILAVLNFKIA, encoded by the coding sequence ATGGACAATGACAGAGGAGGGCAATTGAGAATTTATCAATTGTTCTCTCCTGTATTGTATGGAATTTGTCTAAAATATATGAAAAATGAAGATGATGCAAAAGATGTCTTTCAAGAAGCTTTTATAATCGTTTTTCAAAAAATAAAGCAATATAAATTTGAAGGTAGTTTTGAGGGATGGATGAAACGAATTTTCATCAATAAACTCATAGAAACTCTAAAAAAGAGAAAAAGAGATTATCTTTTTTTGGATGTTTTTGATTCAGAAACAGAAATTATCGAAGAGGAAGAACTAGAATCTATTCCGATAACACAAGAAAAACTAATCGAATATATCCAGGATTTACCCGACCAATATCGGATGGTTTTTAATCTATTTGTATTTGAAAAAATGAAACACAAAGAGATTGCCGAAATGCTCCAAATTACTGAAGGGACTTCTAAATCAAACTTAAATAGGGCGAAAAAAATATTACAAACAAAAATTTTAGCCGTATTAAATTTTAAAATAGCATGA